The Novosphingobium terrae genome has a window encoding:
- a CDS encoding YncE family protein codes for MSFVPRGIVAVDKQGDRLLFLDPGTLETVAEITAMPPLPHELVLSPDRERAYVPAYGDGVHGDNAHPNHFISVIDLQRRCLERNIDLAPLEAPHTLRFGPEGLLYVACENSGAVAVFDVREGRLLGKIPTGSRNSHRLVILPRSGLICTDNEEDGSMSVLGLGDHSFRGKVALPAALAGIAALPDESMIFCTVATSPQLWSVAMNGMRVGRPIWLSGHTRGAQVVRVSPDGSLLLVIGDHEPVITLLETGSGRQRSVKVGTKPMDGAFHPDGRTFLICNEGEGTLAEIDLLSARVIRTVPAGKGCETLAYF; via the coding sequence ATGAGTTTCGTTCCACGCGGCATCGTGGCCGTTGATAAACAGGGCGACCGCCTTCTCTTTCTCGACCCGGGAACGCTCGAAACGGTTGCGGAAATCACGGCGATGCCGCCGTTGCCGCATGAGCTGGTACTGTCCCCTGATCGGGAAAGGGCTTACGTTCCGGCCTATGGAGACGGGGTGCACGGTGACAACGCCCATCCCAATCACTTCATTTCGGTGATTGATCTTCAACGCCGCTGCCTTGAGCGAAATATCGACCTCGCCCCGCTGGAGGCGCCCCATACCTTGCGGTTCGGGCCGGAAGGGCTGCTCTATGTCGCGTGTGAGAACAGTGGTGCTGTCGCGGTTTTCGATGTGAGAGAGGGCAGACTTCTCGGGAAGATACCCACCGGTTCACGCAACAGTCACCGTTTGGTCATTCTCCCCCGGAGCGGCCTTATCTGCACCGATAATGAGGAGGATGGCAGCATGTCGGTGCTTGGTCTTGGCGATCACAGCTTTCGAGGGAAAGTAGCACTACCTGCGGCACTGGCGGGGATCGCGGCTCTGCCTGATGAGAGCATGATCTTCTGTACTGTTGCCACAAGTCCCCAACTGTGGTCGGTGGCTATGAACGGAATGCGTGTGGGGCGGCCAATATGGCTGAGCGGTCATACCAGAGGCGCTCAGGTCGTACGTGTCAGCCCGGACGGTAGCTTGCTGCTGGTGATCGGGGACCATGAACCCGTTATCACGCTGCTCGAGACCGGATCAGGGCGGCAGCGCAGCGTTAAGGTTGGCACCAAGCCGATGGACGGAGCCTTCCATCCCGATGGCCGAACTTTTCTGATCTGCAATGAGGGCGAAGGCACCCTTGCGGAAATCGACCTCTTGTCAGCACGCGTTATCCGGACTGTCCCGGCGGGCAAAGGATGTGAGACGTTGGCCTATTTCTGA